Genomic window (Rhododendron vialii isolate Sample 1 chromosome 4a, ASM3025357v1):
catgaataaaaatagtgtattcatattttttatataaatcatgaatttttgtgaaattggtCGAACCATATTCCTGTAAgtttataatataataatacGACCAATTTATGAAAATTCACGAAATTAAGGAGAGAGAACGGTTTAGAATATATCCATAaaggattttaaaaattaaaaatttcccCCATTTCCATCCATGATTTTAGGTAACTATAATTACTAGAATTCCACTAATTTAGGAAGAAAATATACACCTAAATATGAATATCTTATATATTAAATGGGTAATATAGGCAATTCACCAcctaaaaggatgaaaacataactatTCAAAAAATGCCAGATGAAAACTTACAAAGAGTTGAATCCGAGAACTATTCTTTAAGTCTTTCCAAAAAAACCCACTCTAGCacctgaattaaaaaaaaaaaaaacttgtattaCCAAATGCACTAAGAGTCTCAGGGGATTGAATGGAACGaccaatttaaatttaaattttagttAAGAGATATTCAACTAATCAAGCTCCATGACAATCAAATATTAAGCAATTAAAAAGAGCCAAGACAAGAAGATTTATGTGGAAACTACTTAGGATCAACACGGTCTAATCCTACTATATATCCATAAATCAAAAGACTACAAGAGATACCAATTTAGGATTTACCCACAAGCCTCTTGTGACACCTAACTTTACCTTTTGATGATGTAGCACCCCGTGCTCCTCTATGATTCCAAGGACTCCACAAGCAAGCACATCTTGATCTATGAACTAAACCGGTAACGGATTCAGTCGGCTCATATAGGAGCGAAGGCAACATTAATGTGATACATGAAAAATGTGAATGTTTTTGCAAAATAATCAAGGGAGACTTAAATATTCATTCTCAAACCTCATCTCACTTAAGTATCCATCCCGGCCATTTTGAATAGTTAAGtttttattctcaatttttttaatcccaaTAGTGCCCTTATATAAAATGTTaggtattatatatatactagcgaaTGTCCATCCCTGAAGGCACGGGTCGAATAATGAGCAAAGAGAGGACATATTGTAAAAAAATGGATTGGAACATAGTAAACTACAGTATATGCGTAAGACAAATCGaggtgcaaaaaatattcaagtaggtaaaaaatttctaaaatccataaatcacccaacacacgtaataaaaattaactattgtcaaacaaatatatatttgtaaaacttaacctaacaaataaaatgtcattatgaAATTTCCAATGTCTTAACAAAGCTCTTATCACGATGACCCCATTGTTCCTTTGCCAGTCCTCGACATTCctacataaataagattaataattattaaattcatcaccaaacactacaagaaatcatgGTTTTCCCGGCGTTTTTTAAACGCCGGCAAAAGTGAAAAAAACGCCGGGAAAAGTCTTCCCGGCGTTTTCCGTAAATGCCGCGACTGCCCTAGTCGGGAATACTTTCCGGCGTTTGCAAAACGCCGGTAATAGTCCCGGCGTTTTTTCCGGCGTTTAATAAACCCCGGGAAAAGTTTTCTAGCTAGAAAACATACCGCTCCAGCGATGCGTTTTTTCCGGCGTTTTATAAACCCCGGGAAAAGTTTTCCGGTAAGAAGACATACCGCTCCGGCGAGGGAATTCCCCGCGTTTAGTAAACGCCGGGaatagtcttttattttatttaaaaaaatacatataccAATTTTACCCATTTACTATTATTTTCACCTATATATTCATAATTCATTAACACCCGCTCACATCCAAGGTAACAAACATATAAGTAATAAATAACAAATACACACATTCAAATTCATTAATAATCCATAGGATTGAAACatctaacaaaaaatttagcAACATCCCAACATCATGTTACATCATGTCCACAATTTACATTCACACGAAGCACAACgaggataaagaaaaaaaaaatttcaaccatgGAACTATAGTATTGCTTTTGCCAAACATGGATGAGAGTCCCAGACACCCTAAGAATCatacaaaaaagagaaattagtTTAAACTGATGGAGGAGAAATAATAGAAAAAAAGTTAACAGAATAAAGAAGGCTTGCATTCCTAAAAAAACATGGTTATTTGCAATCTGCACTAGCAAAACTGGCAACCCAAACCTTTAATCTCTTTCCAGTGGAAGACTCTCGAGGAAGAGCCACCTGCAAGAGGTAGGCAGAAGTGCTTAAAATTTTACGTATAATTGACCTGAAAGGAAATTAAATTACATTTATGGAAAATTAGCTGCTCATTTCTCAGTACCATACAAATGGATACACCAGAACATTCACCTATAATCTACCTTGATTCCATTGTACCCAAGAAGTTCACCAAACCCCCTGCAGTTCCACACTTGCAATTTTCCAATGAAATGGAACTCAAGTACATTGCATCATGTATGTTCTCCATCAGTCTAAAATCTAAAACATTAAACTAGTAACCATATTTTGTTGCAATGGAGAGAAATGGATATAGAAAACAATTGACTAATAGAGTGACACTTTATAAGGACAATCGTCTCTCACCTCTAATTCTGTAATTCATGCGGCATGCTTTTACCAAAGTTTACACCACAATGGTTGCCAAAAAGGCCCGACAAAATAGAAGACTCTTGCACATTATAATTACTCTAAAGCAGGAAGAGTGCAAAATAGTTCTGATTTCTACCATATATGATGTTGTATCTCTATCTACTGAACTCAAATCATAATTCATATAGACCGTAACAAAACGATAGAGTCTAAGGTACGATCGAAGTAGATcctttattttgtttcattttcccCCTCCGttttctcagcaaccaaacagaATATGAGAAAACAATGAAAACAGTAAAATAATCGAACAAAGCTCATAAATCGAAGGTTAGATCAAAAGTTCTCGTATACCTCATAACTAAAAGTGATTTGTTGTCAGGAAAATTCTCCTTGAACAGCTTATTGTGAGCTTTTTGCCGCCGATGAGTGACTCCGACGCCGGCGCCTCCATGATACAGAAGAAAACATAGAGAAAGCTACAGTGAGAGAAAACGAAATCAGAGAAGAACTATACCAGCAGAGAGATGCAGAGGTAGagatgcagagagagagaactatacccgcagagagagagagagagagagagagagagggagagagggagagaggcgtTTGAGGTAGAGAGCGGCGTctgagtagagagagatgagggaactaGGGTTATTGTGTGGGATTGGGGAATTTCGGGGGAGGGAAACTTTGGGCAACACAAAACTACGTCGTTTCATGTTTAAGGGTTAAGTAGCCACCTCCGCCGTTTCTTTTGTCCGACTGCCGTATGTGCATTATTAGCTATTCCCGGGGTTTTCGGTAAATGCCGAGAATTAAATGCGGGAAAtagcaatttttcttgtagttaaAGAAGATCAAAAGACACAACTTTTATTTGAACTCGATTGATTCtttcaaaattacaaaaacactGGCATCTATATACAATCACACAAccacatgtacatccatacctACACACACATATTCGGACTAGGGCGTTATGAATATAAAGGCAGGGACAAATCTTCCTGAGCAACAGAAATGTGATCAACACATACCTACAGTGTACATGCAAAAGTACATATAGGCATTAATTCTTCTGAAAATTTAGAGTGCAATTTAAGCCTAAAAACATGTGCCTTCAAAAGAAATTAGTCATGTAATCACGCAATATCTCTTTTGATTATGTATTGGAAAGTAATTACAGAACGATTAGCTTTTATGAGTATAAAAACAAAGACAAATCTTTCCGATCAACAGAAAATTAACACATAGGTCAAGTTGTATGTACAGGCGCAAAATACATATACGCCTTAATTAATTCTTTTGAATTCTTTGAGGGCAAGCAAGCCTAAAGTAAAAACATGTGCCTTCACTTGAAAATAAATCAGTTCGGGTAATCACACAATACAACAGCTGCCGGAAGCGGATGGCGGAAAAGCATGTCCTTCGGCCGAAGTTTTTAGTCTTACTGAAAGATTAGCTTTCAACTTTCAATTCATCACTAACTTAGGAGTTATAAGTTCTTGTTGCGCATACCTTCTTATCTTTCGGGAAATTAATGGATTTCAAATATGCTGCAGCGGCAAAGGACGACGCAAAAATTTCTTCCTGATACATGGGGTTATCTTTTGATTAAGAAGGATGACATATACTATCTGAGAATTTAGAAGGCAAGGGCCATGAACTAACCTCGTTGACATTAAGACCAAGTGTTTCAAACTTTTCCCATATTGTTTCCTGGACTTTGTGGAGTTATTGGTAACAAAGACTAATCTCTTTCCCTGGAgaacaaagaaaccaaaaattTGTTTAAGAGCCACAAAGCACtgcattaaacttgaaatttcaTAGCCAATCATACagtcaaaatacaaaaaatatggCTTCATCAGGCTCATTGTTCTCAGAACTCGGCTAAGAAAAGGAAGGATCAAAAGGATTTAACTATTTAAGGGAGGAATAAACTGCAGTTCTATTATTACGAACCATGATTCACAAAACAAACTGGACTCGTCTGCAATTTGTCCCTTCCTCTCCATTTCTGAACATagctctctctccatttctgaACATAGCTCTCTTGACTCCTTCATCATTGATTTTGGTGATTTTGACATTTTGGTCCCAAGAGGATGTCTTGCACTTTTAGCTTTATTGTTTCTCTTCATAAGATTCATGTTAGAAGAGCAGTTCAACTCTACAGTCTCACCTTTAGAAGTATAATAGGCATTACAtgaaaaccaaatcaaatcaaataaaaaacaaaagcagccatgaaaagaaaaagcatATGAGAACAAAGAAAAGATAAATTGATAAAATTAGAGCATTCATAAGGGCATATCCAACCCTTactcaaaataataagatttaCGACAGATTCAATCAACACTTAACAAGCAAAATATTCCTATGAATCCAACTAGAGTGTCAAAATTACTCAGTTAGCATTCAAAATTCAGGCAATACACACACAAACTGTATACCAAATCAAAAAACTCAAAGCGTATACAACTGAGTAAGAGAATTAAATACCGAGATCATAATTCACATGGACACAAGATGCAATTGAAAGTACAGAGCGATCGATCCAAGTGAACTTAAACTGCAGACTTGAAAGAGCAAAGAATTAATTGCACACATACAAATGCATAATATCTATATGTCTATGTATACGcacaaagagagatagactctCGAAATTAGGGCATAAAAGAGGATTTGACAAAatcaaacacagagagagactCTCGAGTCACGAAATTAGGGCtgaaaagagaaatcaaaagaTATGAACGCCATAGACTTTCGAAATTAGGGCTtaaaagagaaatcaaaagatttgaacGCCATATACTCTAGAATCGACAAAATcaaacacacacagagagactCTCGAAATTAGGGCTGGAAAGagaaatcaaaagatttgaacGCCATAGACTCTAGAAATTAGGGCTTAAAATAGTATTGACAAAGTCGAAGAAAGATTCAGATTTACAATTCTTTGAGCTCAAACAAGAGATTCAGGTATATCTGATTTTGAGTAGAAAACTTACTCGGCGTTAGAGGAAGCGCCGATGTACATGCCCCAATGACGCCGGTACCGGTTTTCAAATGTCGTGAGATCCCCTTTTTCTTGTAATGGTTTCTGAAGCAAGAATACAATCAGAACTTTTAGGGTTTGCTATGAaccagatgagagagagagagagagagagagagagagagagagagagagagagagcttacaCTGGTTTGAGATCTGTCCAGGAGAGGCAAGGGCGAGAACGCTAGAGAGAGAACTTACACTGGTTTGAGatctgtgagagagagagagagagagagagagaggccagaGCAAGAGcgtggttgagagagagagagaacggccAGAGCAGGAGCGTGGTTGAACCAGGGCTTTTTCGATCTCTGGGCTTCggagaggattttttttttttgaagaggctTCGGAGAGGATGGAGGCCGGGGAAAGTTTTAACCTTTCACTCCGCGCCCCCGgacaataaaattttacttttaccgGGGTTTTTGTCAAACGCGGGAAAGGAAATGCCGAGAAAAAGTcctttttgttgtagtgaaatATGAACTGACAATGAAATCAAAAGTTTGgagggtattttgaaatttttcctaaactCCCAATTGAAATACTTTTTAAGATACATATGTTATTCTGTTAAAACTTTTAAAAAGTGTTAAATTCACTTTGCCGTGTTCCTAGTATTTCTCCTGGTAATGGATACCTCATGTGTCATGTCCAGACATGTCTCCACGTGTTTCCGTCGGGTCGCGTGTCCTCGCAGTGTCGGACCacaaaatttatcaaaaaattaagagagctacacaaaattgggcataaagaattaattcactCCCCAATATTTTCACTCTgtcaaacatgcattttaacaaacacaaaatgaGCATCTTTGAAAGACAAATAACAAAAGTTATGGATCAAAAAAATTCCCGTCCTTAGATAATTAGAATGAAGAACCAGCATACCATAAAGTAGGTTGCTATCACTGCTTTCTCGAAGATGTTAATATCACTGCTTttaaaagtgaagaaaaagatgGGTAGAAATCACCTAATTTCATTCAATAGTTTTTAGAAATACGATGGAAAAGAATGGAAGACTTACTTAAAGTGATATATGAAATGTGCAGTCCTAATGCATGTGAAATGCAAGgaaagatgtacaaaaaaaaaaaaaaaaacccaaagtcCAAtaatctgtagacaccccaatctgggcttccagattagtttacttacggtatttgattccccaatgatgaaatggatcaaaaacaccccgggaatgataacgtgtttgagttttgagtgtttgcaaagcccttgaacctaacctagcctaagccacttcaaaagagccaaaaaccctattggCACGCGTTGGTTGAGAGCCCGTGCgtgtagatcaacttgacaagtgttggtcaatggtcaaagcttgaccgttgaccgacgcgtgagtaggtggtacacgcgcgccaGGGTGCAACCATCCTGCACCAGGgtgcaaccatcccgcgccggagcgcaccgtcgcgcgacggtctgactcCCGTGCgcaatggtcaaactgccaggtggtggtcaacaatcaaagcttgaccgttgaccatcgcgcgccagactgactccatcgcgcgatggtccaagctgtccccatcacctttatcagctgggaagcttagccaccaagcaaacctcagccagcctcgtggactggctgagctcctctccttgcaccaaccagattcacctcgcTCTcttcctataaatacccctcttcttcttccatataaaaggttcaagaatttcaaagggttacactttgggttaccaaattttaagtccaaagaaggattacactcatcatcctccattttcacacttcaaccatccaagaacaaagcttgttcttcctcctccaatcaTTCAACCACTCAAACAACCTctcactcaaagctcaatccctttcaaactcaatctaggtatagcttacctactgttttctgttctgatccctgaggggggctggcagggccaaggctgctaatcaataccagtcctggtcctaaagctggcaaggtttcaaaaactgtagaggcaagaaccagcgcgcgacggtCCCATATACGCGCGTGAcactctcacttcatcgcgagatggaccgcgtggggattggtttcttgctgtttttgtgtatttatttatatatagatcactgttaagtatGTTAAAagccagtttactgctttcctttgttagaaactgctagtttgtttgtagttaatttgtgtttctgctattttggagtacccctgggatcattctggacatgtaccagaacccagaaacgtgtaaaccaaacactgattaaaaggctcagaccatTGCACGCTagggcgcaccctcgcgcgACAGACTGGCTCCATCACGCACCAGACTACCTccgaccagtgagtggccttgcatgaGTAGCTgggccttaggccattattttgtccccacactgtttatggggtgttttattaatttgtagggctttacagcctttaaactgtatattatgctgcttataactgcttagtttgtcctgggtgtgcactggtccttccaaagcccagagggtttgagaaaaagagctgtgggtttgagctcaccggcgtgcgcgtgtcttggagttatGCGCGCAAGAGTaaacaacatgcagtgacttgttcagtgcatgctggtttcttcttgCGCACGCCATTCCAAAACAAAGGCCTCccaatttgtttaaactcccacaggagtctgttctcatcctatactaactgccaTCC
Coding sequences:
- the LOC131323183 gene encoding uncharacterized protein LOC131323183 isoform X1, encoding MYIGASSNADLQFKFTWIDRSVLSIASCVHVNYDLDAALYLKRLSPSLPLSLSLSLSLRLSLCFLLYHGGAGVGVTHRRQKAHNKLFKENFPDNKSLLVMRWLFLESLPLERD
- the LOC131323183 gene encoding uncharacterized protein LOC131323183 isoform X2; translation: MYQEEIFASSFAAAAYLKSINFPKDKKLSLCFLLYHGGAGVGVTHRRQKAHNKLFKENFPDNKSLLVMRWLFLESLPLERD